In Castanea sativa cultivar Marrone di Chiusa Pesio chromosome 6, ASM4071231v1, a single window of DNA contains:
- the LOC142640494 gene encoding histone H2B.8-like → MAPKAAEKKPAEKAPAEKKPKAEKKLPKEGGAASSVDKKKKRTKRNVETYKMYIFKVLKQVHPDIGISSKAMGIMNSFINDIFEKLASESSRLARYNKKPTITSREIQTAVRLVLPGELAKHAVSEGTKAVTKFTSS, encoded by the coding sequence atggcACCAAAGGCAGCGGAGAAGAAGCCGGCGGAGAAAGCACCGGCGGAGAAGAAGCCGAAGGCGGAGAAGAAGCTCCCTAAGGAAGGCGGCGCAGCCTCCTCGGTcgacaagaagaagaagaggacgaAGCGCAACGTGGAGACCTACAAGATGTACATCTTCAAGGTGTTGAAGCAGGTCCACCCTGACATTGGGATTTCCAGCAAGGCCATGGGAATCATGAACAGCTTCATCAACGACATCTTCGAGAAGCTCGCGAGCGAGTCCTCCAGGCTCGCCCGCTACAACAAGAAGCCGACCATCACCTCGCGCGAAATCCAGACGGCGGTGCGGCTGGTTCTCCCCGGCGAGCTCGCCAAGCACGCAGTCTCCGAAGGAACCAAGGCGGTTACCAAGTTTACCAGCTCTTGA
- the LOC142640493 gene encoding uncharacterized protein LOC142640493, with translation MALSSSCSYSIAFGGISCPRANPRKARHCLRHGQLGLAFSAEPEGSRRPFSLRNSADSSQKARFVARRKESVTVRQLERPLIEYMRLPASQYSVLDAERIERVDENTFRCYIYRIKFFAFEVCPVLLVRVEEQPDGCCIRLLSCKLEGSPMVAAQNDKFEASMVNQVSCGSNQSNSLVQQLSSDTVIKVSIEIPSAFSLIPVQAIESTGTQVLEQVLRIMLPRFTAQLVKDYEAWASGDTSRQPLGTGEI, from the exons atGGCATTGAGTTCATCTTGTTCTTACAGTATTGCATTTGGTGGCATTTCATGTCCAAGAGCAAACCCCAGAAAAGCTCGTCACTGTCTTAGACATGGTCAGTTGGGTTTAGCTTTCTCTGCTGAGCCTGAGGGATCTCGGAGACCCTTCTCGCTTCGCAATTCGGCGGATTCATCCCAGAAAGCTCGGTTCGTTGCTCGGCGAAAAGAGTCCGTTACAGTTCGGCAACTCGAACGGCCTCTAA TTGAGTATATGAGGTTGCCGGCGAGTCAGTACTCGGTGTTGGATGCGGAGCGAATTGAGAGGGTGGATGAGAACACGTTTAGGTGTTACATTTATAGGAtcaagttctttgcttttgagGTTTGCCCTGTTTTGCTTGTTAGAGTGGAAGAGCAACCTGATGGGTGTTGCATTAGGCTCTTGTCTTGCAAG CTCGAGGGGTCTCCAATGGTTGCTGCGCAGAATGACAAATTTGAGG CTTCTATGGTGAACCAAGTTTCATGTGGGAGCAACCAAAGCAACTCATTGGTGCAACAACTGTCCTCAGATACTGTCATCAAG GTTAGCATTGAGATTCCTTCTGCATTTAGTCTAATTCCAGTGCAAGCAATTGAATCAACTGGTACCCAAGTCCTTGAACAAGTACTGAGGATTATGCTTCCCCGATTTACAGCCCAG CTTGTGAAGGACTATGAAGCATGGGCTTCTGGTGATACGTCAAGGCAGCCTCTTGGGACAGGTGAGATTTGA